DNA sequence from the Bacillus mesophilus genome:
TGTAACGTTAGTAGGACCGAAAACAATTAGATTTACGTGTGATGACATGGTAACCGCTTATAAACATATGTGGGGATGCGTAATCATTGCGATGACAGCAACAAATGGAGTTTTAGGACAAGTTAACGCATAATATATAATATTTCCAATCATAAACTGAACAAACTCCCAGGATCTTCTGGGAGTTTGTTCAGTTTTTTCTAAAGCTAAAAATACCTTGTTCTATTTTAATAAGTGATAGCAGAAACCACTCACAGCTTATGGTGGGATGAAGTTAGTATGACCTATTGTTTACTGCTACGTTCGTAAATACACTTTACTGTTAATAAATCAAATAGGGACATTCCCACTGATTTAAACAAGATAAAAGGTGAAGTAGAATTAGTAGTTTTGAAATTCACAAGATTATCTAGAGTTTGAATCTGTAGCCCATTACCTTGGAGCTCCTGAGCTTTTTTCATATCTCCCGACTCTTTTAAAGCAGTTAAAGTATCTACATAAATTGGATGAGCAGCTCGAAGAATTGGATTCGGAATTTCTTGCATCGTAGGTTTAAACGATCCAACTGCGACAATAAGCTTTCCAAGTAATAGTTTGGGTGGTATATCTGGTAGAACAGGAATATCAGATGTTGTGGTTGTCACTATAATATCAGAAGCATGTGTGAGTTCCTCTACGTTTACTGCGCTAACCTCTTGGTCAGGAAATTGAGATTCTAATCTTTTTTTAAATCTCTCTAGAGCATGGTTACTACGGTTATATAAATAAACCTTTTTAATATTCCTTTCACCTAAGGCTGCTTCAAGATGGCTCCAACCTTGAATCCCGGTTCCAACTATTCCGATGGATTCTGCTGATTCCCTTGCAAGATACCTCATTGCAAGTCCACCGATGGCACCTGTTCTAAGACTTGTAATGGCAGGACCATCAAACATGGCTAATGGCTCCAGTGTATGCCTGTTATGTAATATGACAGTACCGTGAATAGAAGGTTTACATATTACTTTGTTATGTGGTGCAACTCCGACCAGTTTAATGGCATAATAATCTGGATCGAATGCTGGCATAATGAGTACGGTGTTATCTCCATCATCTAAATGAAGACGTTCTGGTATGATCACCTCTGTTTTATTTCGGTAAAATACTTCTAATTCATCAGTTAATTCTTTTATAGAGACAAGTGATTTGATTTGTTCTTCATTAAAAAAATTCAAGTTGTAGTCTCCTCCATTAATGATCAAAGATCCATGTCTTTAAAACAGCTGCATACTCTCTTACCCAAAGCTTTGGCTTCACCATCCAAGGTGTTTTTGAAGCAAGTGTATGAACATTTTCATAACCAAGACGTTTTGCTATAATGGTAGTTCGATATAAATGAAAGTCATTACTTACAATGATAACTTGCTTATTAGTGTCAATTAAATTTTTAGAGAAACTTAAATTTTCAAAGGTTGTGGTTGAGTCGGCTTCCAGTATAATACGTTCCTCGGAAATCCCTTCATTTAAAAAATACCTCTTCATTGCTTCAGCTTCTGTAATTGATTCACCTGGACCTTGACCGCCAGAAACTACAACCTTAGTTGTGGTGTTATTTTTCAAATATTGTACAGCAGCAAACACCCGGTAGTATAAGGCTAGAGATAGTTCTTCCCCGTTGATTTTAGCACCAAGGACAACTAGATAGTCTGCATTTGGAGGAGGGTCTTGTCTGGCTGTATTAGATATTAAGTTATGGATGATTACTATATAAATACATAGTATAAGAAGGAAAAAAGAAATAAGCCTACGGTACGGAATTTTCATAGTTTGATCTAAAACCTCCCATCGCTCTTTTATAGAATTATAATCTTTATTAAAAAGAAATGTAATCTCTATATAATGTAGACTATAATAGAATGTGCACACTTACAGATTAGGAGCCTATCATCTATGAAGCAAACGTATACATTACGGGAAAAAATTAAACAAATTACTTTCTTATTAATCCCAATATTAATCACTCAGTTGGGCATGTTCTCAATGGTGTTCTTTAATACAATTATGTCCGGAAAGTATAACCCAACAGATTTAGCGGGAGTTGCGATAGGATCTGCTGTATGGAACCCAGTGTTTATTGGGTTAAGTGGAATCCTACTCGCTGTCTCTCCAATTGCTGCTCAACGCTTTGGGGAAAAGAAGAAGAGGGAAGTATCGTCTGTTGTTACTCATGGCATTTACTTAGGATTCATCATTGCGACCTTCGTTATTATCCTAGGTTATTTCTTTTTGGACCCTTTACTTAGTATGATGGATGCACCCATTGAAGTACAAGAAATTGCCTTTAATTATTTAGTAGGACTCAGTTATGGTATTAT
Encoded proteins:
- a CDS encoding ornithine cyclodeaminase family protein, giving the protein MNFFNEEQIKSLVSIKELTDELEVFYRNKTEVIIPERLHLDDGDNTVLIMPAFDPDYYAIKLVGVAPHNKVICKPSIHGTVILHNRHTLEPLAMFDGPAITSLRTGAIGGLAMRYLARESAESIGIVGTGIQGWSHLEAALGERNIKKVYLYNRSNHALERFKKRLESQFPDQEVSAVNVEELTHASDIIVTTTTSDIPVLPDIPPKLLLGKLIVAVGSFKPTMQEIPNPILRAAHPIYVDTLTALKESGDMKKAQELQGNGLQIQTLDNLVNFKTTNSTSPFILFKSVGMSLFDLLTVKCIYERSSKQ
- a CDS encoding YdcF family protein — protein: MKIPYRRLISFFLLILCIYIVIIHNLISNTARQDPPPNADYLVVLGAKINGEELSLALYYRVFAAVQYLKNNTTTKVVVSGGQGPGESITEAEAMKRYFLNEGISEERIILEADSTTTFENLSFSKNLIDTNKQVIIVSNDFHLYRTTIIAKRLGYENVHTLASKTPWMVKPKLWVREYAAVLKTWIFDH